The Ascaphus truei isolate aAscTru1 chromosome 3, aAscTru1.hap1, whole genome shotgun sequence genome includes a region encoding these proteins:
- the FBXO40 gene encoding F-box only protein 40, producing the protein MGRTQRSPPGQHRHCEKCFSKRCQAPVDPGTSCVMISCRSHCGATFHLCKEEEHRLLCPHEWVPCLNSVFGCPFSMSRFKLAKHLKVCPASVVFCSMDWNRWPNIDRKTTLHENIMKEEHREDCLDVALALRDQVILFDTLNMAELFPELAHNAPQEGLCTEESGAMGGADSEHFTSASGSMGMNNGEVAVLSQFERDALAKGKDGMDLTKFSEWDSIFSKEKSAARYLESNIGKNDSKIPHTSQGLDTKAAVANDDEELQKAQGEDKRGEQVDKFEKGGFAPWQEGVLERLKSEVDIGDYNMYLVHHGSMLIRFGQMAACTPKDKDFVYGNLEAQEVKTVCTFKVPTSYCGRRAKIGDESRKIKKEHKSVDTSDLGVNLEDLPISDTINITLLCSLENELKGHVISETKALDGLFIDLGTQTYDFGLDAFSKKTVLADVLPGRTLGLHVGLQSECVTRRHNKSNSSFTFSCNHVFRRDEFSSHFKNVHSDIQSCLNGWFQQRCPLSYLGCTFVQNQFCPVGPKSQIIYSKQLQTFAIKPQVASTLYEGVRPNLSRNHRGKSKDSLSSLPLEIVQHIAGFLDSFSLSQLSQVSVLMRDVCATLLQERGMVHLHWEKKTYSHGGTSWRCRKKVWQFSSLFSTVHQWRFDDVPSMSQHLKVCPFNSVEYKKEPFALPSLDGPEQQAKGSLVSFKHRL; encoded by the coding sequence GGAAGGACACAGAGATCCCCACCAGGACAGCACAGACACTGTGAAAAATGTTTCAGCAAACGCTGCCAAGCACCCGTAGACCCGGGCACCTCCTGCGTGATGATCAGCTGTCGCTCACATTGTGGGGCCACCTTCCACCTGTGCAAAGAAGAGGAGCACCGCCTGCTGTGCCCCCATGAGTGGGTCCCCTGCCTCAACTCTGTGTTCGGATGCCCCTTTTCTATGTCCCGTTTCAAGCTGGCAAAGCACCTTAAGGTGTGCCCGGCCAGTGTGGTCTTCTGCTCCATGGACTGGAATCGGTGGCCCAATATCGACAGGAAAACAACACTGCACGAGAACATCATGAAGGAAGAGCACAGAGAGGACTGCCTGGATGTGGCCTTGGCCCTGAGGGACCAGGTGATTCTCTTCGACACCCTCAACATGGCAGAACTTTTCCCAGAGTTGGCACACAACGCCCCACAGGAAGGATTATGCACGGAAGAAAGTGGTGCAATGGGTGGAGCAGATTCTGAGCATTTTACATCCGCCTCTGGTAGCATGGGGATGAACAATGGTGAAGTGGCTGTGCTTAGTCAGTTTGAACGTGATGCTTTGGCTAAAGGGAAAGACGGAATGGATTTAACCAAATTCTCTGAGTGGGATAGTATTTTTAGCAAAGAAAAATCAGCAGCAAGGTATTTGGAGTCAAACATAGGGAAAAACGACAGTAAGATCCCACACACAAGTCAGGGACTTGATACCAAAGCAGCTGTTGCTAATGATGATGAGGAACTGCAGAAAGCACAGGGTGAAGACAAAAGGGGGGAACAAGTAGACAAGTTTGAGAAAGGAGGTTTTGCACCATGGCAGGAAGGCGTCTTGGAAAGGTTGAAGTCCGAAGTGGATATTGGAGACTATAATATGTACTTGGTTCATCACGGCAGTATGCTCATCCGCTTTGGTCAGATGGCCGCATGTACCCCGAAAGATAAGGACTTTGTTTACGGCAACCTGGAGGCACAGGAGGTCAAGACTGTCTGCACATTCAAAGTGCCCACAAGCTACTGCGGCAGGAGAGCAAAAATCGGTGACGAAAGCAGAAAGATTAAGAAAGAACACAAGTCAGTGGACACGTCTGACCTGGGTGTGAACCTGGAGGACTTGCCAATATCAGACACCATCAACATAACCTTGCTTTGCTCCTTGGAAAATGAGCTGAAGGGACATGTGATATCCGAGACCAAGGCCCTCGATGGGTTGTTTATTGATCTTGGAACACAGACTTATGATTTTGGCTTAGATGCATTCTCCAAGAAGACGGTCCTGGCAGATGTACTGCCTGGAAGGACATTGGGACTTCACGTGGGGCTGCAGAGTGAGTGTGTAACTAGAAGGCATAATAAAAGTAACTCTTCCTTCACATTCTCCTGTAACCACGTCTTCCGGAGGGACGAGTTTTCATCCCACTTTAAGAACGTCCACTCTGACATCCAGTCTTGCCTCAATGGCTGGTTTCAGCAGCGTTGCCCACTCTCTTACTTGGGTTGCACCTTTGTGCAGAATCAGTTCTGTCCTGTAGGGCCAAAGTCACAAATTATCTATAGCAAGCAGCTCCAAACGTTTGCCATAAAGCCACAGGTGGCCTCTACTTTATATGAAGGAGTAAGACCCAACCTTTCAAGGAATCATCGAGGGAAAAGCAAAGACTCCCTCAGCAGCCTCCCACTGGAGATAGTGCAGCATATTGCTGGGTTCCTCGACAGTTTCAGTTTATCTCAGCTCTCGCAAGTGTCTGTTCTGATGAGGGATGTCTGCGCCACATTATTACAAGAGAGAGGGATGGTCCATTTACACTGGGAGAAGAAGACATATTCACATGGGGGGACATCGTGGAGGTGTCGGAAAAAG